A stretch of the Arachis stenosperma cultivar V10309 chromosome 6, arast.V10309.gnm1.PFL2, whole genome shotgun sequence genome encodes the following:
- the LOC130936054 gene encoding mitochondrial outer membrane protein porin 2-like isoform X1 — protein MSSNKGPGFFSAIGSKARDVLTKDYNADHKLTISSSSNTGVDLSSTLLKSRGLSSGNVAALFKYKDNTDVHVKVDTESSVLTTFTISDVLPSAKAIASIRVPDYNSGKLEVQYLHDHVAFTTAFGFNRSPTIDFSATIGTPGIAFGAETSFSTAIGKLTKYNAGVCLKMPTSNASVILADKGDSMKVMYLHQLEKLNGGAVVGEISRRFSTNENTLTVGCSYVVDTQTVVKAKLNNHGNLGAVLQHELTDKSFLTISGAFETKALENSPKFGFSLLLKP, from the exons ATGTCAAGCAACAAAGGACCTGGATTCTTCTCTGCTATTGGCAGCAAGGCCAGAG ATGTCCTAACGAAGGATTACAACGCTGATCACAAACTCACTATCTCTTCCTCCTCCAACACCGGTGTT GATTTGAGTTCCACATTGTTGAAAAGTAGAGGACTCTCATCTGGAAATGTGGCTGCATTGTTTAAATACAAAGACAACACGGATGTTCATGTCAAAGTTGATACTGAATCAAGT GTATTGACAACATTTACTATATCAGACGTATTGCCTTCTGCTAAAGCCATTGCATCCATACGAGTACCTGATTACAACTCTGGCAAG TTAGAGGTTCAGTATCTTCATGATCATGTGGCTTTTACTACTGCCTTTGGTTTCAATCGTTCCCCTACAATTGATTTTTCTGCAACAATTGGGACTCCTGGCATTGCATTTGGGGCAGAAACCAGCTTTTCAACGGCTATTGGCAAGTTAACAAAGTACAATGCTGGTGTTTGCTTGAAAATGCCGACTTCCAATGCTTCAGTAATTTT AGCTGACAAAGGAGACTCCATGAAGGTAATGTATTTGCATCAGCTGGAAAAGTTGAATGGGGGCGCCGTTGTAGGAGAGATTAGCAGAAGGTTCTCTACCAATGAGAACACATTGACAGTGGGATGTTCATACGTAGTCGATACACAGACGGTTGTGAAAGCAAAGCTGAACAACCACGGGAACCTTGGAGCTGTGTTGCAGCATGAGCTTACAGACAAGTCATTCTTGACTATCTCGGGTGCCTTTGAAACGAAGGCTTTGGAAAATAGCCCCAAGTTTGGCTTCTCACTTTTGCTCAAGCCATAA
- the LOC130936054 gene encoding mitochondrial outer membrane protein porin 2-like isoform X2 produces the protein MQHIELQIQKCQATKDLDSSLLLAARPEDLSSTLLKSRGLSSGNVAALFKYKDNTDVHVKVDTESSVLTTFTISDVLPSAKAIASIRVPDYNSGKLEVQYLHDHVAFTTAFGFNRSPTIDFSATIGTPGIAFGAETSFSTAIGKLTKYNAGVCLKMPTSNASVILADKGDSMKVMYLHQLEKLNGGAVVGEISRRFSTNENTLTVGCSYVVDTQTVVKAKLNNHGNLGAVLQHELTDKSFLTISGAFETKALENSPKFGFSLLLKP, from the exons atgcAACACATCGAGCTTCAGATTCAAAAATGTCAAGCAACAAAGGACCTGGATTCTTCTCTGCTATTGGCAGCAAGGCCAGAG GATTTGAGTTCCACATTGTTGAAAAGTAGAGGACTCTCATCTGGAAATGTGGCTGCATTGTTTAAATACAAAGACAACACGGATGTTCATGTCAAAGTTGATACTGAATCAAGT GTATTGACAACATTTACTATATCAGACGTATTGCCTTCTGCTAAAGCCATTGCATCCATACGAGTACCTGATTACAACTCTGGCAAG TTAGAGGTTCAGTATCTTCATGATCATGTGGCTTTTACTACTGCCTTTGGTTTCAATCGTTCCCCTACAATTGATTTTTCTGCAACAATTGGGACTCCTGGCATTGCATTTGGGGCAGAAACCAGCTTTTCAACGGCTATTGGCAAGTTAACAAAGTACAATGCTGGTGTTTGCTTGAAAATGCCGACTTCCAATGCTTCAGTAATTTT AGCTGACAAAGGAGACTCCATGAAGGTAATGTATTTGCATCAGCTGGAAAAGTTGAATGGGGGCGCCGTTGTAGGAGAGATTAGCAGAAGGTTCTCTACCAATGAGAACACATTGACAGTGGGATGTTCATACGTAGTCGATACACAGACGGTTGTGAAAGCAAAGCTGAACAACCACGGGAACCTTGGAGCTGTGTTGCAGCATGAGCTTACAGACAAGTCATTCTTGACTATCTCGGGTGCCTTTGAAACGAAGGCTTTGGAAAATAGCCCCAAGTTTGGCTTCTCACTTTTGCTCAAGCCATAA